The Archangium primigenium genomic interval CTCCTTGGGCGGCACCATCACCGGCGAGCATGGCGTCGGGCATGCCAAACGGGAATACCTGTCACTGGAGCAATCCCCGGGACTGCTGGAGTTCCAGCGCAACCTGAAACTCTTTTTCGACCCCAAGGGATTGCTCAACCCGGAGAAGATCTTTCCCGTGCCCGTGCGTTCCTAGCCCTTGTGGGCACGCGCGCTCGCTCGAGGTCGCCCCTGGGGGAGCAGGTGCGGACGGCTTGTAGACAGCTTAAGCCAGACGAATACCCCTCGCCTCCTTTCCCGTGTGCGGCCGAGAAACCATTTAGGCCCCGGTGCGTCCTATTTGTGTGTGGACGCGGAAAAGGGGGCGAGCGCGTCCGATTCGAACGACTACGGAGGACGCGAGAACATGGCGACCAGGACGATGAAGTACGGAGCCGAGGGTCTTTCCCACTACCTGCGCCACCTCGGGGATCATTCGCAGCTGACCCGGGAGCAGGAGTACGAGCTGGCGGGCCGGGCCCGCAAGGGTGACGAGGCGGCGCGGCAGTTGCTGGCCTCGTCCAATCTGGCGTTCGTGGTGGCGGTGGCCAAGAAGTTCGCCAACCGCGGCGCCCGGCTGGATGACCTCATCCAGGAGGGCAACGTGGGCCTGATGAAGGCCATCGAGCACTTCGACCCGAAGAAGAACGTGCGCTTCGCCACCTATGCGGTGTGGTGGATTCGCGCCTACATCACGCGCTACCTCAAGGACAACCGCAGCCAGGTGCGCGGCGGCGAGTCCGAGCGCGGCAGCATGACGGACTTCTCGCTCGACGCGAGCATCGACGAGGACGGCGAGACGACGTTCCTCGACCGGCTGGAGGACTCGGGGCCCTCGCCCCAGGCCATCTTCCTGTCGCGCGAGCAGGACGGCGAGGTGCAGGAGGCGCTGGCCAAGGTGCGCAAGCGCATTGGCGACCTGGGCTGGGACATCCTCCAGGAGCGCCTCACCCAGGAGAAGCCGCGCACCCTGGAAGAGCTGGGGCAGCGCTGGGGCGTGTCGCGCGAGCGCGTGCGGCAGGTGGAGCTCAAGACGAAGAACTTCCTCGAGCGCTACCTGGCGGCTTTCAACCAGGACGAAGAGGGCATGGGGCCTTCCTCGGTGGACGCCGCATAACGGGAGGACCGCTCCCATGACGTGCCGCGCTTCGGGCGGTGTCTCCAGGCTCACGGGTGCCTGGGGCACCGCCTTCGTTTTTGCCGGAGGGGCGTGCTAACACCCGGCGCATGCCCTCTCCGCGTCTGCTGTCCGTCCTCGCCCTGATGATGGCCTCGCCGTCCCTGGCCGCGACCCCCGAAGAGCTGTCCGTGCTGGATGCCCAGTACAAGCGGCGCGATGACGCCGTCGCGGTCAAGGAGCAGGAGGAGTCGCTCAAGAAGGCCCTGACCGCCGAGCCCCAGGACTACGAGCTGCTCTGGCGCAAGGCGCGGCTACTGCAGTGGCAGGCGGATGGCGCCGGCGACAATCCCAAGCTCAAGAAGAGCCTCGGCAAGCAGGCCTGGGACGTGGCGGATCAGGCCATCAAGGCGGCCCCCGAGCGCGTGGAGGGGCACTACTACGGCGCCGCGGGCGTGGGCGCCTACTCGCAGGCGGTGGGCATCATGAAGGCCCTGGGCGAGGGGCTCGAGGGCAAGTTCAACGAGCGCCTGGACAAGGCGATCAAGCTGGATGCCCAGTACGAGCGCGGCGCGCCGCTCATCGCCAAGGGGCGCTACTACTTCGAGCTGCCCTGGCCCAAGCGCGACCTGAAGAAGTCCGCCCAGCTCTACGACAAGGTGCTCGCGGCGCACCCGGGCAACCTGCGCGCCTGGACGTACCTGGCCGAGACGCGCCTCAAGGACGGGGACGCCAAGGCCGCGCTGGAGGCCGTGGACAAGGCCCTCGCGGGGAGCACGGCGTACGATCCGCCCGAGGCCCAGCGCGCCCTGGCCGAGGCCCGGAAGCTCAAGCCCACCATCGAGGCGGAGCTCAAGTAGCGCGCCCCAACGACGACGCCCGGGCGAGAGGCCCCGGGTCGGGGTCGCACTCGCACGGGCGTGGGAAGACGCGAAAGCGGGGAGGGGAGCGGCGGGGCTTCAGCCCTGATGGCTGGTGGTGCGCGCGCCGACGTCCTTGTCCACGGTGCCACCCTGGGCGAGCGTCGCCGCCGGCTTCTTGTCGTCGGCCGGAGCGTCCTCGCCCCCGAAGCCGCGCTTGAAGTTGCGAATGGCGCTCCCCAGCGAGGAGCCGAGCTGCGGCAGGCGCGAGCCTCCAAAGAGGAGGAGCAGCACTCCCATGATCAGCAGAATCTCCGACATCTTCAGACCCATCACGGGCTCCTTGGCAAAGACGGGCCCAGGATAGCCCCAGCGCCCCGCCATCGCCAGCGCCACGTCGAGGGGCACCTACACCTGGACGCTCGTGGAGGTAGCAAGCGCGATGGGAAGCGTGAGGGACAGCGTGGTGCCACCCGCGTCGGTGCTCGCGTCCACGGCGCCCCCGAGCACCTCCACCTCCTGGCGCGCGAGCGCCATGCGCAGGGAGTCCTCGAGCTTCTTCTCCTGGAAGGCGCGCTCCTCGCGCACGAAGGTGAGGGCGAGCTCCTCGGGGGTGAGCGGCACGCCGTCGCGGCGCACCTCCACGCGCAGCCACGCGCCCTCGGAACGCACCCGCACGCGCAGCTGCTCGCCGGCCTGCGCGCGCAAGAGGTGGTGGCGCAGGAAGGCCTCCACGGCGTGCTGCACCCGACCCGCGTCCACGTCCACCTCGGGCAGGGGCCGCTCGGGCAGCTCCAGGCCGAGCGCCACGCTCGCGCCTCCCGCCAGCTCCATGTGCCGCTCCACCGCGGTCACCAGCAGCGGCTCCAGGGCCTGCCGCTCCCGCTCGTACGCGAGCATGCCCAGGTCCGCCCGGCTCGCATCGAAGAAGTCCTGCGCGAAGGACAGGGCCTTGTCGGTGTTGCGCAGGATGGTCTCCAGGCCCCGCTTGGCCTTGGCCTCCAGGGGGATGCGCCCGTTGAGCAGCAAGGCCGCGTAGGAGCGCACGTTGGCGAGCGAGCCACGCAGGTCGTGCGACGCCAGCCCCAGGTAGCGGATGCGGCGCTGCAGGCCACACGTGCCACTCGTCACCGGCCGCGCCCACACCAGCAGGTCGCCATCCGGCAGCCGCCGCTCGCCCACGCGCAGGGCCCACTCGCCCCGCTCCCAGACGCCCGCGCCCCCGTGGGAGTGGAAGCCCGCGCCGGCCAGCAACTCGGATGCCGACGCCACCGACTCGGGCAGCCGCTCGCACCCCAGCCAGCCCCGCAGCCGATCGTCCAGCTCCCGCAAGACCCCTCGCCGCGAGAGGATGGCGAAGCCGGGCTCGCCGTCGTCCTCCAGCCGCTGTCTGTCGAGATCGCCCGTCACGCCTGCCGTCTCCTGGTCCGTGGATCAATGCAAGAGTGGGTCGTCACTGTCGATTTTGCAACGGGCCAGTGACACCCCATCCCCGGCGGGTGGATTTCTCCCTCACCTTGACGCGCCTTGAGGGAAAATCGAGTCCGCGCGCTACTTCATGGAGAAGAATCTGTCTTCCGCCAACAGCCAGCCCATGCCACCCCAGGGCACCGTGGTGCTCGTCGTCGATGACGACCCCGATATCCTCGAGGCCCTTTCGGAGATCCTCGAGGCCGAGAACTTCGAGATCCGCCGCGCGCGCAACGGTCAGGAAGCGCTGGAGCGGCTGGAGCCGGACCCGCCCAGGCTCATCCTGTTGGATCTGATGATGCCCGTCATGGACGGGTGGGAGTTCGCCAAGCTCATGCGCCAGCGGCCGCGCGTGGCCCACATCCCCATCATCGTCCTGAGCGCGGATCGCAACGTGGGCAGCAAGGCCAACGACATCGGCGCGGTGGGACACCTGGCCAAGCCCTTCGAGCTCAACGACCTCTTGGACATGGTGCGCCGCACGCTCGCGCTGCCCGTCCACCCGGCCTAGTCCCCGACACGTGCGGGCTTGACCTGCCGGGGCGGCGTCATTACGGTCCGCCCCGACGTTGATTCAGTAATCAACCCACCTCAACGGAGTGCGTCATGACGTCCAAGGACATTCTCGAGACCCAGATCCCGGAGCGTCTCCGGGCCAACCCCGCGCTGGCCAAGGAGATCAACAGCGTCATCCTCTTCGACGTGAGCGGCGAGGGTGGCGGCAAGTGGACGCTGGACACCACCAAGAGCGAGGGCTGGGTGTCCGAGGGCGACGCGGGCGCGTCGAAGATGACCGTCTCCGTGTCCAACGAGGACTTCGTGAAGATCGTCTCCAAGCAGCTCAACGCCCAGATGGCGGCCATGCAGGGCAAGCTCAAGTTCAAGCCGATGGACATGGGCCTGGCCATGAAGCTGGCCAAGCTGCTGGGGTAGAGTACACGGAACGCCGCGTCCCCCCGGGCGCGGCGATCCAACGGGCGGCGCGTGCTCCTCGCTGGGAGCCGCGCCGCTTCTTTTTTGTCCGGTCACCCCCACCGCCCCCCTCGCCATGAACACATCGCCGCTCGCCGGACTCAAGGTCCTGGATCTCTCCCGCCTGCTGCCGGGCCCCTACGCCACGCTGGTGCTCGCCGACCTCGGCGCCCAGGTGGACCGGGTGGAGGAGCCCAACGGGGGCGATCCCGTGCGGCACATGCCGCCCTTCCGGGACGGCGAGAGCGCGCTGCACCATGGGCTCAACCGCAACAAGCGCTCCCTCACGCTCGACCTCAAGTCACCCGAGGGCCGCGCCGCGCTGCGGCGCCTGGTGACGCGTTACGACGTGCTGGTGGAGACCTTCCGACCCGGCGTCATGGAGCGGCTGGGGCTGGGCTACGACGCGCTGCGCGCGCACAACCCCCGGCTCATCTACTGCGCCATCTCCGGCTACGGCCAGACGGGCCCGGACCGCCTGCGCGCGGGGCATGACCTCAACTACGTGGCGCGCGCGGGCGTGCTCGGCTACGGCGGCGCGCCGGACGCCCCGCCCGCCTTCCCCGGCGTGCAGATGGGCGACATCGGCGGCAGCCTCTTCGCCCTCACCGGCGTGCTCGCGGCGCTGTACGAGCGCGAGCGCACCGGCGTGGGCCGTTTCGTGGATATTTCCATGACGGACGGAGCCACGGCCTTCCTGCACATGCATCTGGCGGCGCGCCTGTTCATGGGGGAGCAGGGGGCGGCGCTGCGCCGCGGCGAGGAGGCGCTCAACGGGGGCCTGCCCTGCTACGGCGTGTACCGCACCCAGGACGGTCGTGCGCTCGCCGTGGGAGCGTTGGAGCCGCGCTTCTTCGCCGGGGTGTGCGAGGCGCTCGGGCATCCGGAATGGATGGAGGACGCCTACGCGTCTGATGGAGGCGCCGCGCGCGTCAAGGCGGAGCTCACGCGGCTCATCGCCGAGCGGCCGCTCGCGCACTGGACGGCCCTCTTCGCGGACCGGGACGTGTGCGTCGAGCCCGTACTGGAGGGGGACGAGGTGCTCGCGGACGCACAGTTGCGCGCACGCGGTCTTTTTCTGCGGTCCGAGGACACCCCGCCTGGGCACGGGCCGACCCACCTGCGCACGCCCCTGCGGTTGGGCGAGGTGCCCCCCCGTGCGCCGCCCTCGCTGGGTCAGCACTCGCGCGCCATCCTCGCGGACGCGGGCTTCAATCATGAAGAGATTGAAAAGCTCGTGAAGTAGGTCATGCCAGCAATTGGTTGACCCAGTCCAGGAGTGGATCGCGCTCGGAAATCCAGGCGTCTCCATTGGAGATGGGGTCTGCCTTTACCCGCTCCCCATCATCGGGCGAGGCGTGCGATTTTGTGCGCGCTCTCCTCGGAGGCAGGGATGCCCGGCGCGGTGAGGAGAGCGGATGTTTCCGGGGGGGGCTGTCCAGGGTAGGGGTTTGCCCAGACCGGAGCGCGAGCGCGGCGAAACCGGCGAAGAGCGCAAGTCATTGAGGGGCCTCCGCCGGCGGGCGGGCGCCTCGATGCGGACACAGGAAGGCGAAATATGATGGGGAGCGACAATTCGCAGGGGGCCGGGGCCCAGTCTTCCACCAAGCCGCAATGGCAGGAGGAGGAGGCCCAGGACGAAGGCGTCGCGCGGCAGGAGGGCTCACGCGAGCCCATCGCGGTCGTGGGGTTGGCGTGCCGGTTTCCGGGAGCGCCGGACGCGGAGTCGTTCTGGCGGCTGCTGTGTCACCAGGAGGATCTGCTGCGCGAGGTGCCCGCGGAGCGCTGGGACGCGCGGGCCTGGTACGACGCGGACCCGGGCGCGCCGGGGCGGATGAACACGCGCCATGGCTACTTCCTGGACGGGGTGAGCGGGTTCGATCCGCTCTTCTTCGGCATCTCCCCGCGCGAGGCGGCGGAGATGGATCCCCAGCAGCGCATGATGCTGGAGGTGGCGTGGGAGGCGCTGGAGGACGCGGGCCTGCCGCCGGCGAGCCTCAAGGGCAGCCGCACCGGCGTGTTCATGGGCTCCATCTGGCACGACTACGCGGACCGGCACCTGCGCGAGCGCGCGGCGGTGACGCTGCACAGCGCCACGGGCCAGTCGCTCAACATCGTGGCCAACCGCCTGTCCTACGTGCTCGGGCTCAAGGGGCCGAGCCTCACGGTGGACACGGCGTGCTCCTCGTCGCTCGTGGCGGTGCACCTGGCGTGTCAGAGCCTGCGCTCGGGGGAGAGCCGGCTGGCGCTGGTGGGCGGCGTGAACCTGATGTTCTCGCCCGAGGCGAACGTGCTCCTGTCCAAGTTCGGCGGGCTGTCGCCGGACGGGCGCAGCAAGGCGTTCGCCGCGGGGGCCAACGGCTTCGGGCGGGGCGAGGGCGCGGGGCTCGTGGTGCTCCAGCCCCTGTCGGCGGCGCTCGCCGCGGGCGCGCGCATCTACTGCGTCATCCGCGGCAGCGCGGTGAACAACAACGGCCTGGGCAACGGCCTCACCGCGCCGAGCGTGCCCGGCCAGGCGGCGCTCCTGCGCGAGGCCTACGCGCGCGCGGGGGTGCCCGCCCAGCGCGTGCACTACGTGGAGACGCACGGCACGGGCACCGCCCTGGGAGACCCCACCGAGGCGAGCGCCCTGGGCGCGGCGCTCGGCGA includes:
- a CDS encoding sigma-70 family RNA polymerase sigma factor, translated to MATRTMKYGAEGLSHYLRHLGDHSQLTREQEYELAGRARKGDEAARQLLASSNLAFVVAVAKKFANRGARLDDLIQEGNVGLMKAIEHFDPKKNVRFATYAVWWIRAYITRYLKDNRSQVRGGESERGSMTDFSLDASIDEDGETTFLDRLEDSGPSPQAIFLSREQDGEVQEALAKVRKRIGDLGWDILQERLTQEKPRTLEELGQRWGVSRERVRQVELKTKNFLERYLAAFNQDEEGMGPSSVDAA
- a CDS encoding tetratricopeptide repeat protein, with amino-acid sequence MPSPRLLSVLALMMASPSLAATPEELSVLDAQYKRRDDAVAVKEQEESLKKALTAEPQDYELLWRKARLLQWQADGAGDNPKLKKSLGKQAWDVADQAIKAAPERVEGHYYGAAGVGAYSQAVGIMKALGEGLEGKFNERLDKAIKLDAQYERGAPLIAKGRYYFELPWPKRDLKKSAQLYDKVLAAHPGNLRAWTYLAETRLKDGDAKAALEAVDKALAGSTAYDPPEAQRALAEARKLKPTIEAELK
- a CDS encoding twin-arginine translocase TatA/TatE family subunit; translation: MGLKMSEILLIMGVLLLLFGGSRLPQLGSSLGSAIRNFKRGFGGEDAPADDKKPAATLAQGGTVDKDVGARTTSHQG
- a CDS encoding HAMP domain-containing sensor histidine kinase, with amino-acid sequence MTGDLDRQRLEDDGEPGFAILSRRGVLRELDDRLRGWLGCERLPESVASASELLAGAGFHSHGGAGVWERGEWALRVGERRLPDGDLLVWARPVTSGTCGLQRRIRYLGLASHDLRGSLANVRSYAALLLNGRIPLEAKAKRGLETILRNTDKALSFAQDFFDASRADLGMLAYERERQALEPLLVTAVERHMELAGGASVALGLELPERPLPEVDVDAGRVQHAVEAFLRHHLLRAQAGEQLRVRVRSEGAWLRVEVRRDGVPLTPEELALTFVREERAFQEKKLEDSLRMALARQEVEVLGGAVDASTDAGGTTLSLTLPIALATSTSVQV
- a CDS encoding response regulator, with the protein product MPPQGTVVLVVDDDPDILEALSEILEAENFEIRRARNGQEALERLEPDPPRLILLDLMMPVMDGWEFAKLMRQRPRVAHIPIIVLSADRNVGSKANDIGAVGHLAKPFELNDLLDMVRRTLALPVHPA
- a CDS encoding SCP2 sterol-binding domain-containing protein, which produces MTSKDILETQIPERLRANPALAKEINSVILFDVSGEGGGKWTLDTTKSEGWVSEGDAGASKMTVSVSNEDFVKIVSKQLNAQMAAMQGKLKFKPMDMGLAMKLAKLLG
- a CDS encoding CaiB/BaiF CoA transferase family protein; translation: MNTSPLAGLKVLDLSRLLPGPYATLVLADLGAQVDRVEEPNGGDPVRHMPPFRDGESALHHGLNRNKRSLTLDLKSPEGRAALRRLVTRYDVLVETFRPGVMERLGLGYDALRAHNPRLIYCAISGYGQTGPDRLRAGHDLNYVARAGVLGYGGAPDAPPAFPGVQMGDIGGSLFALTGVLAALYERERTGVGRFVDISMTDGATAFLHMHLAARLFMGEQGAALRRGEEALNGGLPCYGVYRTQDGRALAVGALEPRFFAGVCEALGHPEWMEDAYASDGGAARVKAELTRLIAERPLAHWTALFADRDVCVEPVLEGDEVLADAQLRARGLFLRSEDTPPGHGPTHLRTPLRLGEVPPRAPPSLGQHSRAILADAGFNHEEIEKLVK